CACAAGGCTGTCGACTGCTTTCCCATGCGTAAATTTCTGTACCTGACGTTCTCCATGGCGTTGATCGCCGCCCTGACGACCTACGCCATGTGGGCCGCGGACCGCCCGGCGGGCCATTACCTGTCCGACCTGCGGATCGACCTGGCGATCGATCAAGGCACACCCGCCGACCGAGGCAACCTGCTGGGCATCCAGCCCGAACTGTTTCCCACCGACTATCAAAGCCCCGAGCGCCTGCATCGCAAACTCGCGGCCTATCTGCAAAAGGCCCAGGAACAAGGTCTGTTGAACGACAAGACCATCGTCGTCCTGCCCGAGCACATCGGCACCTGGCTGATGGTCAGTGGCGAAAAGGATGAGCTGTACCAGGCCACCACCCTCAAGGAAGCCATGAACTGGCTGGCGGTGAGCAATCCGTTGAAGTTCGTCCGTGCACTGATCAGCGCCGAAGGCGGCAGTCGCCTGGATGACGCTCACCTGCGCATGAAGGCCAAGGGCATGGCCAAGCAATATCAGGCGTTGTTCGGCGGCCTGGCCAAGGAATTTCGCGTGACCCTGGTGGCCGGCTCCATCGTGTTGCCTGAGCCGAGCATCATCGACGGCACCCTGAAAATCGGCCGGGGGGCGCTGTTCAACAGCAGCGTTGTGTTCGGTCGCGACGGCATACCGCTTGGCCAACCTCAGCGGCAGATGCACCCGGTGTTCGAACAGCAGGATGCGATCAAGGCCAATGGCGAGCACATTCTCAGTGTCGTCGACACACCGGCCGGACGCCTGGGCGTGTTGATCGGCAACGACAGCTGGTACCCGGACAACTACCGCAAGCTCGACGAGCAACAGGCACGGATCGTCGCGGTCCCGGCGTACGTGTCCGGCCGTGGTACCTGGGATCAACCCTGGCGCGGCTATACCGGCTCATCGACACCCGGCTCCGTCAGCCTCAAGGCCGGCGAGCTCAGTGAAGGCCAGGCCTGGCATCGCCTGACCCTGACCAGCCAGGCACCTTCGAGTCAGGCGGTCGCCGGCATGAGCGTATTTCTGCGTGGGCAATTCTGGGATCAGGGCAGCGCCGGTCAAAGCTTTCTCACCAGCAACGGTCAGCATTTCGCCGACGGCAACGCCCGTGGTGCGCGCCTGCTGAACCTCTGGTTGTAAACCATGAAACCGCAGCCGATGCGCCTGGGCGATCTTTCCGTCGGCTTCGTTCACAGCCTGGCTGACGCGGTACGCAGTCATGGCCTGGACCCGCAACCGTTGCTAGAACAATACGGGCTTGATGCGGCCCGCCTCAGTGAGGCCGGTGCGCGGCTGTCGATTCCGCGCTACATGCGCCTGGGCCACAGTGCCATTGCGTTGACCAACGACCCGGCGCTCGGCTTGCGCATGGGGCAGCTCAGTCGCCTGAGCCAGGCCGGTCTGGCGGGCGTCACCGCCGCCCAGGCACCGACGGTGCGCGAGGCGGCGCGCTGTCTGATTCGCTTCGAGGCGCTGTACGGCTCCAACTATCGCGGCCAATCGAGCTTTCACGAAGATGCTCAGGGCGCCTGGCTGCGCTTCTATTCCATCAGCCCGTACAACAGCTATAACCGCTTCGTGGTGGACTCGATCATCGCCGGCTGGCTGAACCAGTTGTCCAGTGTCAGCGGCGTTGAGTTGCGCGCCGAGCGTATTGAAATCGAGTTTGAGCAACCCGACTATCACGCGGCCTACAACACTATTGGCGATTGCCCGATTCATTTCAGCGCCGAGCACAATCAACTGCGCCTGAGCCTGGCCAGCCTCGCTCAGCGCAATGCACAGCATTGCCCGAGCACCTGGCGGCACTTGCTGCAAATTTGTGAACGGGAACTGGAACAACTGACGCGCACCCGCAGCCTGCGTGAACGTATCACTCAGATGCTGGGGCCGTTGCTCAATGGTGGTCGGGAACCCGACCTGGAAGAAGTGGCGGCTCGCTTGAAGCTGCCCGTCTGGACGCTTCGCCGCAAACTGGCCGAAGAAGGCACGCAGTATCGCGCGATTCTCAATGACACTCG
This genomic interval from Pseudomonas putida contains the following:
- a CDS encoding nitrilase-related carbon-nitrogen hydrolase — protein: MRKFLYLTFSMALIAALTTYAMWAADRPAGHYLSDLRIDLAIDQGTPADRGNLLGIQPELFPTDYQSPERLHRKLAAYLQKAQEQGLLNDKTIVVLPEHIGTWLMVSGEKDELYQATTLKEAMNWLAVSNPLKFVRALISAEGGSRLDDAHLRMKAKGMAKQYQALFGGLAKEFRVTLVAGSIVLPEPSIIDGTLKIGRGALFNSSVVFGRDGIPLGQPQRQMHPVFEQQDAIKANGEHILSVVDTPAGRLGVLIGNDSWYPDNYRKLDEQQARIVAVPAYVSGRGTWDQPWRGYTGSSTPGSVSLKAGELSEGQAWHRLTLTSQAPSSQAVAGMSVFLRGQFWDQGSAGQSFLTSNGQHFADGNARGARLLNLWL
- a CDS encoding AraC family transcriptional regulator — its product is MKPQPMRLGDLSVGFVHSLADAVRSHGLDPQPLLEQYGLDAARLSEAGARLSIPRYMRLGHSAIALTNDPALGLRMGQLSRLSQAGLAGVTAAQAPTVREAARCLIRFEALYGSNYRGQSSFHEDAQGAWLRFYSISPYNSYNRFVVDSIIAGWLNQLSSVSGVELRAERIEIEFEQPDYHAAYNTIGDCPIHFSAEHNQLRLSLASLAQRNAQHCPSTWRHLLQICERELEQLTRTRSLRERITQMLGPLLNGGREPDLEEVAARLKLPVWTLRRKLAEEGTQYRAILNDTRRDLAMTYIRDTELAFGEIAYLLGFASAEAFQRAFKRWMDQTPGEFRRSHRQSA